In one window of Thermus neutrinimicus DNA:
- a CDS encoding ASCH domain-containing protein, translating to MEKPKLGLIVREPYASFIVDGRKTWEIRKRPTRHRGPLGIITGGYLIGQADLLDVWGPFTVEELLAHPEKHLAEEAFLRAYAGEQPLYAWVLHNAFRYEKPLFVPQKPGRVMFVKLSEVWP from the coding sequence ATGGAAAAGCCCAAGCTGGGCCTCATCGTTCGGGAGCCCTACGCCAGCTTCATCGTGGACGGGAGAAAGACCTGGGAGATCCGCAAGCGCCCAACCCGCCACCGGGGTCCCTTGGGAATCATCACCGGCGGGTATCTCATCGGCCAGGCGGATCTCCTGGACGTGTGGGGTCCCTTCACCGTGGAGGAGCTCCTGGCCCACCCGGAAAAGCACCTGGCAGAGGAAGCCTTTCTCAGGGCCTATGCCGGGGAGCAGCCCCTTTACGCCTGGGTTTTGCACAACGCCTTCCGTTACGAAAAACCCCTTTTCGTCCCCCAAAAGCCAGGTAGGGTCATGTTCGTGAAACTTTCCGAGGTATGGCCATAA